Proteins from one Oncorhynchus gorbuscha isolate QuinsamMale2020 ecotype Even-year linkage group LG18, OgorEven_v1.0, whole genome shotgun sequence genomic window:
- the LOC124003882 gene encoding limb region 1 homolog-like protein isoform X1: MEAPEDVSVREQLFHDRVRETIICVLLFICLYIVSYLVITHYKRNAEFTIDNSEDATVNKIALWLCTFTLSVSVGAVLLLPLSILSNEVLLSFPQSYYMQWLNGSLIHGLWNIVFLFSNLSLVFLLPFAYFFTESEGFAGSKKGVMARLYETAVVLFLLTLLVLGMVWVASAILDDNMARQSLYDLWEYYLPYLYSCISLFGVLLLLLCTPLGLSRMFSVTGRLLVKPRLLEDLDETMSCAEFEEASLSRNLTSGNSLWINVNAEVLRNRFLNIQARRIALEIRKRASPWQRNLGYPLAMLLLLAVTVVCVLIVCYHVVELLFDDTAMPRGMEDPLLGAASFSMFGSLGAAVQVILILYLMISSVVGFYSSPLFTGLRPRAQDTTLTQIIGNCVSLLVLSSALPVFSRTLGITRFDLLGDFGRFNWLGNFHIVFLYNILFAGLTSACLINTLTWTVQRELIRAFGLHKLPSTVSRSTIPLRLLLANGLSKIQ, encoded by the exons ATCTGTGTCCTGCTTTTCATATGTCTCTACATTGTCTCCTATCTGGTCATCACCCACTACAAGAGGAATGCTGAGTTTACCATAG ATAACAGTGAAGATGCAACAGTCAACAAAATTGC GCTGTGGCTCTGTAcgttcactctctctgtctctgtgggcgCTGTTCTACTCCTACCACTCTCCATCTTGTCCAACGAGGTCCTGCTCTCCTTCCCACAGAGCTACTACATGCAGTGGCTTAACGGATCCCTTATAcacg GACTGTGGAATATAgtcttcctcttctccaacctatcCCTGGTCTTCCTCCTGCCCTTTGCCTACTTCTTCACTGAGTCTGAAGGCTTCGCTGGATCCAAAAAG GGTGTGATGGCCCGTCTGTATGAGACAGCAGTAGTCCTCTTCCTCCTGACCCTGCTCGTGTTGGGGATGGTGTGGGTGGCATCAGCCATCCTTGATGACAACATGGCCAGACAAAGTCTTTATG ATCTGTGGGAGTATTACCTGCCTTATCTGTACTCCTGCATATCCTTGTTCGGAGTCCTGCTGCTGTTGT TATGCACTCCTCTAGGACTATCACGCATGTTCAGCGTCACAGGAAGGCTACTGGTCAAACCCagg TTGCTGGAGGACCTTGATGAGACAATGAGTTGTGCTGAGTTTGAAGAGGCCTCTCTATCCAGGAACCTTACTA GTGGGAACTCGTTATGGATTAATGTGAATGCAGAGGTTCTGAGGAACCGGTTCCTCAACATTCAGGCCCGGCGGATTGCTCTGG AGATACGGAAGAGAGCGTCACCATGGCAGCGTAACCTAGGATACCCATTGGCCATGCTGTTGCTGCTGGCTGTAACG GTGGTGTGTGTGCTTATTGTGTGTTACCATGTGGTGGAGTTGCTGTTTGACGATACAGCTATGCCTCGAGGGATGGAG GACCCTCTCCTGGGAGCTGCCTCGTTCTCCATGTTTGGTTCGTTAGGGGCTGCAGTGCAGGTGATCCTCATCCTGTATCTCATGATCTCCTCAGTAGTGGGTTTCTACAGCTCCCCACTGTTCACTGGACTACGCCCCCGCGCACAGGACACCACACtgacacag ATTATTGGGAACTGTGTTTCTCTATTGGTGCTCAGCTCAGCTCTGCCTGTATTTTCTAGGACTTTGG GGATCACCCGGTTTGATCTGCTGGGAGACTTTGGTCGGTTTAACTGGCTGGGAAACTTCCACATCGTCTTCCTGTATAACATACTGTTTGCCGGGCTGACCTCTGCCTGTCTGATCAACACTCTCACATGGACTGTACAGAGGGAACTCATTAGAGCATTCG GGCTGCATAAACTGCCGTCGACTGTGTCCCGCTCCACCATCCCACTCAGGCTCCTATTGGCTAATGGACTCTCAAAGATTCAGTGA
- the LOC124003882 gene encoding limb region 1 homolog-like protein isoform X2: protein MQWLNGSLIHGLWNIVFLFSNLSLVFLLPFAYFFTESEGFAGSKKGVMARLYETAVVLFLLTLLVLGMVWVASAILDDNMARQSLYDLWEYYLPYLYSCISLFGVLLLLLCTPLGLSRMFSVTGRLLVKPRLLEDLDETMSCAEFEEASLSRNLTSGNSLWINVNAEVLRNRFLNIQARRIALEIRKRASPWQRNLGYPLAMLLLLAVTVVCVLIVCYHVVELLFDDTAMPRGMEDPLLGAASFSMFGSLGAAVQVILILYLMISSVVGFYSSPLFTGLRPRAQDTTLTQIIGNCVSLLVLSSALPVFSRTLGITRFDLLGDFGRFNWLGNFHIVFLYNILFAGLTSACLINTLTWTVQRELIRAFGLHKLPSTVSRSTIPLRLLLANGLSKIQ from the exons ATGCAGTGGCTTAACGGATCCCTTATAcacg GACTGTGGAATATAgtcttcctcttctccaacctatcCCTGGTCTTCCTCCTGCCCTTTGCCTACTTCTTCACTGAGTCTGAAGGCTTCGCTGGATCCAAAAAG GGTGTGATGGCCCGTCTGTATGAGACAGCAGTAGTCCTCTTCCTCCTGACCCTGCTCGTGTTGGGGATGGTGTGGGTGGCATCAGCCATCCTTGATGACAACATGGCCAGACAAAGTCTTTATG ATCTGTGGGAGTATTACCTGCCTTATCTGTACTCCTGCATATCCTTGTTCGGAGTCCTGCTGCTGTTGT TATGCACTCCTCTAGGACTATCACGCATGTTCAGCGTCACAGGAAGGCTACTGGTCAAACCCagg TTGCTGGAGGACCTTGATGAGACAATGAGTTGTGCTGAGTTTGAAGAGGCCTCTCTATCCAGGAACCTTACTA GTGGGAACTCGTTATGGATTAATGTGAATGCAGAGGTTCTGAGGAACCGGTTCCTCAACATTCAGGCCCGGCGGATTGCTCTGG AGATACGGAAGAGAGCGTCACCATGGCAGCGTAACCTAGGATACCCATTGGCCATGCTGTTGCTGCTGGCTGTAACG GTGGTGTGTGTGCTTATTGTGTGTTACCATGTGGTGGAGTTGCTGTTTGACGATACAGCTATGCCTCGAGGGATGGAG GACCCTCTCCTGGGAGCTGCCTCGTTCTCCATGTTTGGTTCGTTAGGGGCTGCAGTGCAGGTGATCCTCATCCTGTATCTCATGATCTCCTCAGTAGTGGGTTTCTACAGCTCCCCACTGTTCACTGGACTACGCCCCCGCGCACAGGACACCACACtgacacag ATTATTGGGAACTGTGTTTCTCTATTGGTGCTCAGCTCAGCTCTGCCTGTATTTTCTAGGACTTTGG GGATCACCCGGTTTGATCTGCTGGGAGACTTTGGTCGGTTTAACTGGCTGGGAAACTTCCACATCGTCTTCCTGTATAACATACTGTTTGCCGGGCTGACCTCTGCCTGTCTGATCAACACTCTCACATGGACTGTACAGAGGGAACTCATTAGAGCATTCG GGCTGCATAAACTGCCGTCGACTGTGTCCCGCTCCACCATCCCACTCAGGCTCCTATTGGCTAATGGACTCTCAAAGATTCAGTGA
- the LOC124002993 gene encoding GTP-binding protein Rheb-like, protein MPQPKYRKIAVIGYRSVGKSSLTIQFVEGQFVDSYDPTIENTFNKMVSVNGQDFNLQLVDTAGQDEYSIFPQSHSMDIHGYVLVYAVTSMKSFEVVQVLHDKLLDMVGKIQVPTVLVGNKKDLHMERVIKPEEGKKLADSWGAAFMESSAKENETAVELFKRIILEMERADGNVASEDKKCAVM, encoded by the exons ATGCCTCAACCAAAATACAGGAAGATTGCTGTGATTGGGTACAGATCTGTAG GAAAGTCTTCTCTCACAATACAGTTCGTGGAAGGACAGTTCGTAGATTCATATGACCCTACCATTGAAAACA CCTTCAACAAAATGGTGTCTGTCAACGGTCAAGACTTCAATCTTCAGTTGGTCGATACTGCGGGTCAG GACGAGTACTCTATTTTCCCTCAGTCTCATTCAATGGACATCCATGGTTATGTCTTGGTCTACGCAGTGACTTCCATGAAAAG TTTTGAAGTTGTTCAGGTTCTTCATGACAAGCTTCTAGATATGGTTGGGAAAATACA GGTGCCAACTGTTCTTGTTGGGAACAAAAAGGATCTCCACATGGAAAG GGTGATCAAGCCAGAAGAAGGGAAGAAGCTGGCCGACTCATGGGGAGCAGCGTTCATGGAGTCTTCTGCCAAGGAGAACGAG ACCGCTGTAGAGTTATTCAAGCGGATCATTCTGGAGATGGAAAGGGCGGATGGGAACGTTGCCTCAGAAGATAAGAAGTGTGCTGTGATGTAA